The following proteins are encoded in a genomic region of Kosakonia oryzae:
- a CDS encoding ABC transporter ATP-binding protein — MITFNNVTKHYDDGTVVVDGLNFVAPGGKITVLVGPSGCGKTTSLRMINRLVEPSSGTILLNGESTAQMDVVQLRRRIGYVIQNAGLFPHKTIIDNIATTAILNGAAKSKARARAAELLEVVGLAPQLAKRYPWQLSGGQQQRVGVARALAADPEFMLMDEPFSAVDPVVREQLQEEFLRIQKEVSKTIIMVTHDIDEAMKLGDCVAVLKPGGKLAQLATPGELLNAPQSEFVADFIGRDRGYRKLSFHTSAPLTALQAEPAIEMGATLAQARGISAQRWLLVTQQGKACGWFDTHQQVTVIAPENVNLGATFSPQGGTLRQLLDSALSSPCHRAVVVDEQLAPLGSLALENVLDACKSLTQEAL; from the coding sequence ATGATTACTTTCAACAATGTGACCAAGCATTACGACGACGGTACCGTCGTGGTCGATGGCCTGAACTTTGTCGCGCCAGGAGGCAAAATTACCGTGCTGGTAGGGCCGTCGGGCTGCGGCAAAACCACCTCATTACGCATGATCAACCGGCTGGTCGAACCCTCTTCCGGCACGATTTTGCTCAATGGTGAATCCACCGCGCAGATGGATGTGGTGCAGTTGCGTCGGCGCATTGGTTACGTGATCCAGAATGCCGGGTTGTTCCCGCATAAAACCATCATCGACAACATCGCCACCACCGCCATCCTTAATGGCGCAGCGAAAAGCAAAGCCAGGGCCAGAGCGGCGGAATTACTGGAAGTGGTCGGTCTGGCGCCGCAATTGGCGAAACGCTATCCGTGGCAGCTCTCCGGCGGGCAACAGCAGCGCGTCGGTGTGGCGCGCGCGCTGGCCGCCGATCCGGAATTTATGCTGATGGACGAACCCTTCAGCGCAGTCGATCCTGTCGTGCGTGAACAGTTGCAGGAAGAGTTTCTGCGCATTCAGAAAGAGGTCAGCAAGACCATCATTATGGTCACCCACGATATTGATGAAGCGATGAAACTGGGTGATTGCGTTGCGGTGCTGAAGCCTGGCGGCAAGCTGGCGCAACTGGCGACGCCGGGCGAATTGCTGAATGCGCCGCAGAGCGAATTTGTTGCCGATTTCATTGGCCGCGACCGCGGTTATCGCAAACTCAGTTTCCACACCTCCGCACCACTGACGGCATTGCAGGCGGAACCGGCCATCGAAATGGGCGCAACCCTTGCGCAGGCGCGTGGTATCAGCGCGCAACGTTGGCTACTGGTGACGCAGCAGGGCAAAGCCTGCGGCTGGTTTGATACGCATCAGCAGGTAACGGTGATTGCGCCGGAAAACGTCAATCTCGGCGCGACGTTTTCTCCGCAGGGCGGCACGCTGCGCCAGTTGCTGGATTCGGCGCTCAGCTCTCCCTGCCATCGCGCCGTGGTGGTTGATGAACAGCTTGCCCCGCTGGGATCGCTGGCGCTGGAAAATGTGCTGGATGCCTGCAAATCGCTGACCCAGGAGGCGCTATGA
- the hutU gene encoding urocanate hydratase, whose product MSSEFSRYRDVEIRAPRGTTLNAKSWLTEAPLRMLMNNLDPEVAENPKELVVYGGIGRAARNWECFDKMVEALKQLNDDETLLVQSGKPVGVFKTHSNAPRVLIANSNLVPHWANWEHFNELDAKGLAMYGQMTAGSWIYIGSQGIVQGTYETFVEAGRQHYNGSLVGRWVLTAGLGGMGGAQPLAATLAGACSLNIECQQSRIDFRLRTGYVDEQATDLDDALARIERYTREGKAISVALHGNAAEVLPELVKRGVRPDIVTDQTSAHDPLNGYLPIGWQWEEYRERAKTEPAVVIQAAKASMAEHVKAMLAFQQQGIPTFDYGNNIRQMAKEMGVSNAFDFPGFVPAYIRPLFCRGIGPFRWAALSGDPEDIYRTDEKVKELIADDAHLHRWLDMAKERISFQGLPARICWVGLGQRARLGLAFNEMVRRGEVSAPIVIGRDHLDSGSVASPNRETEAMKDGSDAVSDWPLLNALLNTASGATWVSLHHGGGVGMGFSQHSGMVIVCDGTDEAAERIARVLHNDPATGVMRHADAGYDSAVACAKEHDLNLPMITK is encoded by the coding sequence ATGAGTAGTGAATTTTCCCGTTATCGTGATGTTGAGATCAGAGCGCCGCGCGGCACGACATTGAATGCGAAAAGCTGGCTGACCGAAGCGCCGCTGCGCATGCTGATGAACAACCTTGATCCCGAAGTCGCGGAAAACCCGAAAGAGCTGGTGGTTTACGGGGGGATTGGACGGGCAGCGCGTAACTGGGAGTGCTTTGACAAAATGGTGGAAGCGCTGAAGCAGCTTAACGATGACGAAACGCTGCTGGTGCAATCCGGCAAGCCGGTCGGCGTGTTTAAAACCCACAGCAATGCGCCGCGCGTCCTGATCGCCAACTCCAACCTGGTTCCCCACTGGGCTAACTGGGAACACTTCAACGAACTGGACGCTAAAGGGCTGGCGATGTACGGCCAGATGACCGCAGGCTCCTGGATCTATATTGGCAGCCAGGGGATCGTTCAGGGCACATATGAAACCTTCGTCGAAGCGGGTCGCCAGCACTATAACGGTTCGCTGGTTGGCCGCTGGGTGCTGACCGCCGGTCTGGGCGGTATGGGCGGCGCACAGCCGCTGGCCGCCACGCTGGCGGGCGCCTGCTCGCTGAACATTGAGTGTCAGCAATCCCGCATCGATTTCCGCCTGCGTACCGGCTATGTGGATGAGCAGGCAACGGATCTGGACGATGCGCTGGCGCGTATTGAACGCTACACCCGCGAAGGCAAAGCCATCTCTGTTGCGCTGCACGGCAATGCGGCGGAAGTCTTACCGGAACTGGTTAAACGCGGTGTTCGTCCGGATATCGTGACCGATCAAACCAGCGCCCACGATCCGCTGAACGGCTATCTGCCGATTGGCTGGCAGTGGGAAGAGTATCGCGAACGCGCGAAGACGGAGCCAGCGGTGGTGATTCAGGCGGCGAAAGCCTCTATGGCGGAGCACGTTAAAGCGATGCTCGCCTTCCAGCAGCAGGGCATTCCAACCTTCGATTACGGCAACAATATTCGCCAGATGGCGAAAGAGATGGGCGTCAGCAACGCCTTCGATTTCCCGGGTTTTGTGCCTGCTTATATTCGCCCGTTGTTCTGCCGCGGTATCGGGCCGTTCCGCTGGGCCGCGCTCTCCGGCGATCCGGAAGATATCTATCGCACCGATGAAAAGGTGAAAGAGCTGATCGCAGATGATGCGCATCTGCACCGCTGGCTGGATATGGCGAAAGAGCGCATCAGTTTCCAGGGCCTGCCAGCACGTATTTGCTGGGTGGGTCTGGGGCAGCGCGCGCGTCTGGGGCTGGCGTTTAACGAAATGGTGCGTCGCGGCGAAGTCTCGGCACCGATTGTCATTGGCCGCGATCACCTGGACTCCGGCTCCGTTGCCAGCCCGAACCGCGAAACCGAAGCGATGAAAGATGGCTCCGATGCGGTTTCCGACTGGCCGCTGCTGAATGCCTTGCTCAATACCGCCAGCGGCGCAACCTGGGTTTCCCTGCACCACGGCGGCGGCGTCGGCATGGGCTTCTCACAGCATTCGGGGATGGTTATCGTCTGCGATGGCACGGATGAAGCGGCAGAACGTATCGCCCGCGTACTGCATAACGATCCGGCGACGGGCGTGATGCGCCATGCCGATGCAGGCTATGATTCCGCTGTTGCCTGTGCCAAAGAGCACGACCTCAACCTGCCGATGATTACAAAGTAA